From a single Miscanthus floridulus cultivar M001 chromosome 8, ASM1932011v1, whole genome shotgun sequence genomic region:
- the LOC136477247 gene encoding uncharacterized protein, which yields MLSTASAPSTSLAAAFRSSRARRRRRALWLRPVASAAASGVVGDGGAERFATSSSITDYLRYRRPELGGAGGAGGGGGELQTAVVRFKKRFPWSLLHPFLHVDLVSTVHIADKEYFDRLQQELEDYDCVLYEMVTSRENLNNSKGPMAAKKMKSSRRGFSILGFIQKQMARILSLDYQLDCLDYGNEKWQHADLDYETFKQLQSERGESILTFAVDMTLKSTKALLQPSNMPDGLDFWRSKLLWASRVLPMPLVGLLVITGLCLPVENQDGFPELEALSRLDFGAALKIFLAKQLTSEFTAVPTPVEEKSVIIGERNRVATEKIKEAINHGYKRIAVLYGGGHMPDLGRRLREELNMVPADVQWVTAWSIRSREIDSKSLPFLKTLAEALGWPLNRYETLALLIFSSVLAVDLWFWELFFGTAVSWASLAVPGLTSLAVHFDQQP from the exons ATGCTCTCGACGGCTTCGGCGCCCTCCACCTCGCTCGCCGCCGCCTTCCGCTCCTCCCGCgcgcgccgccggcgccgcgccCTCTGGCTgcgccccgtcgcctccgccgccgcgtccGGGGTGGTGGGCGACGGAGGGGCGGAGCGGTTCGCCACCAGCAGCTCCATCACTGACTACCTCCGCTACCGCCGCCCCGAGCTTGGCGGTGCGGGAGGAGCGGGAGGCGGAGGCGGGGAGCTGCAGACGGCGGTTGTGCGCTTCAAGAAGCGCTTCCCGTGGTCGCTCCTCCACCCTTTCCTCCAC GTTGATTTGGTTTCTACAGTCCACATTGCCGACAAAGA ATACTTTGATAGACTGCAGCAAGAGCTTGAAGATTATGATTGTGTCCTGTATGAAATGGTTACAAGTCGGGAgaatttgaacaattcaaaaggTCCAATGGCTGCTAAGAAGATGAAATCTTCACGTAGAGGATTTAGTATTCTTGGTTTCATACAGAAGCAAATGGCTCGGATCCTTTCACTGGATTATCAGTTAGACTGTCTTGATTATGGCAATGAGAAATGGCAGCATGCTGACCTTGACTATGAAACATTCAAGCAGCTTCAG AGTGAAAGAGGTGAAAGTATTCTCACGTTTGCGGTAGACATGACACTGAAATCAACCAAAGCATTGCTGCAGCCAAGTAACATGCCAGATGGTCTTGACTTTTGGAGATCGAAGTTACTATGGGCCTCACGTGTGCTACCAATGCCGCTTGTTGGGCTACTCGTCATCACTGGGCTGTGTCTGCCAGTGGAAAACCAAGATGGATTTCCTGAGCTGGAGGCATTGTCTAGGCTAGATTTTGGAGCTGCACTGAAGATTTTCTTGGCAAAGCAACTGACATCTGA ATTCACAGCTGTGCCTACACCCGTTGAGGAGAAATCAGTTATCATTGGGGAGAGGAACAGAGTTGCTACTGAGAAGATTAAGGAAGCAATAAACCATGGGTACAAGAGAATAGCAGTCCTGTATGGTGGCGGACACATGCCAGACCTGGGAAGACGTCTTCGAGAAGAGCTCAATATGGTCCCAGCCGACGTGCAGTGGGTCACCGCATGGTCAATAAGAAGCCGGGAGATAGACAGCAAATCCCTTCCGTTCTTGAAGACATTGGCTGAGGCTTTGGGCTGGCCTTTGAATAGATACGAGACGCTTGCTCTGCTCATCTTCTCTTCAGTTCTCGCGGTGGATCTTTGGTTCTGGGAACTCTTCTTTGGTACTGCAGTGAGTTGGGCATCTCTAGCGGTTCCTGGATTGACCAGCTTAGCGGTTCATTTTGACCAGCAACCATGA
- the LOC136477246 gene encoding endoglucanase 20-like, with protein sequence MAVKVWVFIVALMCIGAVGLGADGGSAASSRDGCRLRSPNYHGALAKAILFFEGQRSGRLPANQRVKWRGDSALTDGQPENVNLTGGYYDAGDNVKFGFPMAFSVTLLSWSAVEYRDEVAAAGQLRYLRSAIQWGADFLLRAHTSPTTLYTQVGDGNADHQCWERPEDMDTPRTLYKITQSSPGSEAAGEAAAALAAAYLVFRDDRDKTLATQLLAASRSLFDFANDYRGSYQLSCPFYCSYSGYQDELQWASAWLYRATKDSKYLDFLQNNQGGSATEFSWDNKYPGAQLLATQEYLAGRTELEGYKRGLDSFVCAVMPNSGNTQIRTTPGGLLFTRDSVNLQYTTTAALLLSIYSKTLSSVGDKVVQCSAASFSPDQISSFATSQVDYILGDNPKGMSYMVGFSSKFPRRIHHRGSSIPSIKALPRKVTCNEGFSSWFPTSNSNPNTHVGAIIGGPDGNDQFSDNREDSTHSEPATYINAAFVGACAAALGQNQLKETVDDIASALSDII encoded by the exons ATGGCGGTGAAGGTGTGGGTGTTCATCGTGGCACTGATGTGCATCGGTGCAGTAGGGCTTGGAGCTGACGGCGGCAGTGCGGCCAGCAGTAGGGATGGCTGTCGTCTGAGGTCGCCCAACTACCATGGCGCTCTGGCAAAGGCCATCCTGTTCTTCGAGGGGCAGCGGTCGGGGCGGCTGCCAGCGAACCAGAGAGTCAAGTGGCGCGGGGACTCGGCGCTCACCGACGGCCAACCCGAAAAC gTGAACTTGACGGGCGGGTACTACGACGCCGGAGACAACGTGAAGTTCGGTTTCCCGATGGCGTTCAGCGTCACCCTCCTGAGCTGGAGCgccgtcgagtaccgcgacgaGGTGGCGGCCGCGGGCCAGCTCCGCTACCTCCGGTCCGCCATCCAGTGGGGCGCCGACTTCCTCCTCCGTGCACACACCTCCCCGACCACCCTCTACACTCAG GTTGGCGACGGCAACGCCGACCACCAGTGCTGGGAGCGGCCAGAGGACATGGACACGCCGAGGACGCTATACAAGATCACCCAGAGCTCGCCCGGGTCCGAGGCCGCCGGCGAAGCCGCGGCGGCGCTCGCCGCCGCGTACCTGGTGTTCAGGGACGACCGGGACAAGACCTTGGCCACGCAGCTCCTGGCCGCGTCCAGATCA CTCTTCGACTTCGCCAACGACTACAGGGGATCCTACCAGTTGTCCTGCCCATTCTACTGCTCCTACTCTGGCTACCAG gacGAGCTCCAGTGGGCGTCGGCATGGCTCTACCGGGCAACCAAAGACAGCAAGTACCTCGACTTCCTGCAGAACAACCAGGGCGGCAGCGCCACCGAGTTCAGCTGGGACAACAAGTATCCCGGAGCTCAGCTGCTTGCAACACAG GAGTACTTGGCTGGGAGGACAGAGCTGGAAGGCTACAAGAGGGGCCTGGACTCTTTCGTCTGCGCTGTCATGCCCAACAGCGGCAACACGCAGATACGCACCACCCCTG GAGGGCTTCTCTTTACCCGCGATTCTGTCAACCTGCAGTACACAACCACCGCAGCCCTGCTGCTGTCAATCTACTCAAAGACCCTGAGTTCTGTAGGTGACAAAGTAGTCCAGTGCAGCGCAGCAAGTTTCTCTCCTGATCAGATCAGTTCATTTGCAACGTCACAG GTGGATTACATCCTGGGAGACAATCCGAAGGGCATGTCCTACATGGTCGGCTTCAGCTCCAAGTTCCCAAGGCGGATTCACCACCGCGGCTCCTCCATCCCGTCGATCAAGGCTCTCCCCAGGAAGGTCACCTGCAACGAGGGCTTCTCGTCATGGTTCCCGACCAGCAACTCCAACCCCAACACCCATGTCGGCGCCATCATCGGCGGACCTGACGGGAACGACCAGTTCAGTGACAACAGGGAGGACTCCACGCACTCCGAGCCAGCAACGTACATCAATGCAGCATTTGTGGGTGCCTGTGCTGCTGCCCTGGGGCAGAACCAGCTCAAGGAGACTGTGGACGACATAGCCTCAGCCCTAAGTGATATAATCTAA